The DNA sequence tcaaaatatttattataaaattaataaacatagatgaatattatattatatatcacatatcatataattaaaaaatagtttataattctaaaataatatttaaaatatttttattaacctaGCATCTACCCTAAGGACTCCATGATTGAGTCATTTACATGAGACCAAGAGTGTTACGAAGAGTTTTAAACTGCGTAAAAGGAGTGGTGGTAGTTAAATTGAAGAAGATTGTATCTAACTAAAGAACTGAAACTGAAGTTGGAGAAATTCTCAATTGAAGTTCGGATTTGTGAAGGTGGGAAGCATTCCGATCATTGGGGAGAGAACGGTATCCCAGACAATAAAATAATcgacaaataaaaaagagtcTGAGCCATCCGATTATTAGTAAAATCTGGGTCTTGCATAAAAATGTAGCCATGACccttcattttcatttaaatgaAGGGAATGCTAacctataaaaaaacaatgatgatgatgatgagaaacTTAATGAAAGCCTTTATGAGtcctttctccttcttcttcctatctCCCTTCGCTCTTCGTCCTCCTGAGATCTTTTTGATCTTTCTATTGTTAATTCTCACATATCACAGAGCCTAGAAAGGTTAATATTTGAGCTGATTTTAATAACTATAATCTATAAATACCAAATTGTCAATATACTTTTCCCacaaataaagatattttttaatcattataattagtttgaaACAACTAATGGAGTATTTAAtgcaaataagtaaataaaattaaatatttcccattactaatatcacatttaatgtaaagacaaataattaaatgcaaaagaaaaaaatacttaaaaaacgAGGTTTAAAAATCTTCCTAGAAACCCAATGACATTGTACaactactttaaatatataactaagCAAATTCCTTTGCTccgcattaatttttttttaacaactttGATGGTTATAaggtaatattatatatagacataatttgaaacacaaataaagtattttaattaataaaattataacatcatCTAGAGAGATGTtatgaaaaaatgaataaatcaaattcaaatcCAAATGAAACAATACATAGTagaaaaactattaaaaaaacacagaaagaaaaaagaaactaatGCCTAAAGAAACtttaattacacaataatagCTATTACAACCTCTTCTACAACTCATTAAAAAAGTTCGAAATAAAAAAAGCACTAAACGTTAGGCTTATGATCAATTTTAATACCTCTTATCCttaattttctataatttgatattttcaatttttttctactttgCTTAGAAATATACAGAGGtaaaatcatattttcaaatataacttGCAAattgacttaaaaaaaatcatgattacATAATTCCCTATGGGCAtacatttacatttttttatcgCAATAATTGGTTTTGAAAGGTTTAATGGaatatttaatgcaaaattaattaatgcaatTAAGCCTTTGTACTACCAatgtcataattaatgcaaacaaatatttaaagtacaataatatttttaaaaacattcatGATTGTTCTTTGAAATGTTCTCAAGGGTAGATTATGCATCTAGgagtattttaaatatatgcataGACAAAATTAATGCATGCAATTAAACATTTATATTACTAAtgccataattaatgcaaacaagTATTTAAGTGCAacaatatttctaaaaaaatttataattgttcCTTGAAATATTCAGTAGGCAaattatacatctattttaaatatatgtatagataataatatatagatatatttttttctttttttaaatattatattaaataaagaattaaatgatTGTATCTTCATCATAAATGGTCACATTTATTTTGTtctctatattatttttaatgtgcaTTCAATTTCTCTTGTATGAATATATCATtctttgcatttcttttttaaGCTCTTTATAAGTTAGAttaaagaattattattattagtggaaattgccaaaaacaccttgtAAGTTTCTGAATATTGCTAAAAACACTCTAGATTAGTTTTTGCACTCCCTCAAAAACCCACTTCCTTttgaattgatgatttttttaaacccccaaaacatctaatagtgattgatagaattaatttggaatttttgactGAAATTGTCcctgcgtgggaagttgtggcaagtgtgacgagatttgactataatgcccttgggtcagatgagtttctatttaaaaaaatgaagcttctatttaaaaatatgaggtatgaggttacgttttaaaaaaatgagtttcctatttaaaaaaatgagttttctatttaaaaaaatgagtttttggtttaaaaatgagtttttctgtttaataaatgagttttcagtataagaaatgagattttcgtttaaaaaatgaggtctctgtttaagaaatgagtttttccgtttaagaaatgaggtttttgtttaaaaaaatgaggtctctgtttaagaaatgagttttttgtggtgtatttatcaccccaaaaatctcttttattCATGAAATTTGGGCCAGATGAAGACAAACAGCGCGCTCACAATCACAGATCACGTTGcgtgaaaaatgggatttcaagtTCGAGAGAAAAAAGGtcgcaacctttcgatgccttcgctcgacgacgaggagcatcgcggtcttccccgaggtcgacggcgaagaagatgaaaagagatgaggtcgacgacggggaaggcgatgaaaagcgaagacgaagacggcgagatcgaaccctcatcggcgcccgcttcctccctccgttctcgtcgcgacttaggcaccatggatccaaaaccccggaatgatccctaaccctaaccctattgttatccatgttgcggtctccgcgatcgagaatggttccgttcgagTTCGCTCGTCTTATCCGAGCGTcaccaccgaagacctcaccactccgaccgtacgaggaacgtcgccaaccggatcgccaacgccgataaaaatttctcctttaagaccccacacgagcaggccaccttcgagatcgctcgccagatctggagctcagcactcaagcgttcgcgcgagatcaacgacgatgagatactcaatgtccctactcaatgaggtctttgtttaaaaaataagctctctgtttaagaaatgagttctctgtttaagaaatgagttctctgtttatatgcttgtttgtctttgtttaactatcaatgtttctgtttaatatattgcgtttacgtttaaaaaagtgcttaaatatcgttgtttctatttaaatatgtacgagtgcaacctttcgatgccttcgctcgacgacgaggagcatgcggtcttccccgaggtcgacgacgaagaagatgaaaagagatgaggtcgacgacgggGAAAggcgatgaagacgaagacgaagacggcgagatcgaaccctcactCGGCGCCGCCTCCCTCCGCTCCTCGTCAcgcgacttaggcaccatggatccaaaccccggaatgatccctaaccctaaccctattgctatccatgttgcggtctccgcagtcgagaatggttccgttcgagTTCGACCTCGTCTTATCCGAgcgtcgccaccgaagacctcaccactccgaccgtcgaggaacgtcgccaaccgggatgcccaacgccgataaagatttctcctttaagaccccacacgagcaggccaccttcgagatcgctcgccagatctggagctcagcactcaagcgttcgcgcgagatcagtgacgatgagatactcaatgtccctactcaatgaggtctctgtttaaaaaataagctctctgtttaagaaatgagttctctgtttatatgcttgtttgtctttgtttaactatcgatgtttctatttaatatattgcgtttacgtttaaaaaagtgcttaaatatcgttgtttctatttaaatatgtacgagtggccaagattaattggtttttatatccaggattaatttatcacgtaaatatttatttttctgtttaaatattaatgtttttgtttaaaaaatgagttttatgtttaagaaatgagttttctgtttaagaaatgaggtttctgtttaagaaatgaggtttctgtttaagaaatgaattctctgtttaagaaataaactctcgtttaaaaaaatgagctctctgtttaagaaatgagtacatgcgaaaaagaatgcaaaaagaatgaaaaatatatgcaaaaaggtttaagagcaatgatggaatttcataatgcagggggtaaaaaggaagtgaaaacaataaaagaagggTTGTTcgaggtatgcaaaactcacgaGTAcattttgggaagttttgaaattatcgaggagTAAAtgataattttcccttattattattattatttatttatttattttacttttatttttattattttttttatatggaggAACTCGTGATGCAAAAAGAAGTTTAGAATTCTTGGGATCTCACATAGATACGGGAATGGAACATACATAGTCATGGACCAACGCTGGGATAAGCCaatcttttgcattttattgGAGACTCCGTGATGAGTTTTCTATCAATTTTTACGTCATGATGTTTCAAACTATGTTATGCATTATGTTGGTTGTGctttttttctccatatttaGTGCAccttttattgtatatttgtCTTCCTGACTCTTtatgtgtgttttattttaatagagtggtttatctatatttgtctaaaaaaatcaaagtacATGCAAActccatttaaaaataaacaggGAGTAAAAAACTTTGATTAAAAAGTGCTTATCATAAATATAATGGAAAAGAAGAGAGTTTTGTCATTGAAAAGTCCAAGAGATGACTATTAATTAAGTCTAATACAATAGCATTAATATTCCTTAATTATTTTGTCTAACAGCACAAGATTGGTAAACTTAATCCTAGTTTAATCTCTATACCTACCTGAAAGAAGACATCATCCTCCATTGAATTCTCTTCATTTAAGTAACACTCTTTTCAAAAACCTAAAATATCCACCTTCAAACCTAACCTTTCATATTCTAAAAGTCCACTTGCTTAATTGTATAATGACCTCTGTTTGTGAGCTTGTTATTCAAACACCAAATATTCCCATTTTGTAGCATGAGATATTAAATCCAACATGACCCTTAACTCCTTCATTGCAAACAACAATCCCCACAAGTAATtactatttgtttattattattattattattttcaaccCATTGATCATACATATCATGATGTGAAAATCAcaggttatttttattttattttatttattatgatccaataatttgtaaaaaatctaaaacatcTTAGAGGAGATACGGAGAGCTTGGGGTTCTACTCTTGCCCTCCTCTGAAATAAGTTATAAGGTGTACTTCTTCATgtgtcatatatatttatttataagccCACACCTATTAGttagtttctttttaaatagagtatgttttttatgtggtagttttttttataatatattttattttttatgtataaaaaaaattattattggtgaataaaaataaaattttaaacccaaAACCAATTACTAATGAGTATTAAATTTTGTATCACTTAGCacgtgatttattttttttaaatgttttgcaaatttatagaatttaaaatattcatcacatttgaaactatataaagTTCAATTAGTATACATTAACTTTtgaattttgataatataaatttaatggtCAATGTAAATCTAATCTATTAAGTCCTTCTTCTCACAGTGTTTgtgcatatttatataataaaaaatatcaaaatatcaaatagttcatctattttgtatttttttatcgtttttcaatccttataatatatatatttttatttttattatcctcatatttacgtattttttgTCTGTTTTTCAACAAACATACGTTCATCAGTGATGAATTCGTcaactaaaaaatgaaaaatgttcaaatataaaaatattagagagattaaaatggtgaaaaacataaaagaaaatgacgttttgatattttaaccgatattaaaaaaactgaacaccatgaactaataaaaaaaaatccaagagaaTCCACATAATCTAAATTTTCAgcgaatcaaaaaaataaatttgttattgatTCCAACCATAAAATGTGGACAATACATTAACAACACCAAATGATCCAGGGGGCCCAGAACACACACGCACACCTAAATTTACATAATTATCCTCGTGATGGATGAACAAGCCAACAAGGAATCTCCAACTGATTGCACAGAATCCTAATGCCGTCTTTTTTTACACATAACCCTCTTAAAGAACCTAAAATGTCTTGAGTGTAAGACGAGTAAAACCCAGGGACTTGTACATAATTTGCCAACAATCGGTAGTTGAAGATGTACACTGTACACTAATGGACGGAGGAATGAGTTTAATACTTTCAAGCTAAACACTTGTTTAATGAAGTGGTAAGACATTTAGGAGCCGTTTGGTGGTTTACAGTAAAAGATTTTCGAGTAGTGTATGAACAAcagacaaaaattaaatttctgcacttaaaattataatagttttatttatatttaatgtgtCCCAAGACTATAAAGTACTGTTTATTATTTTACTGATCATGGTGTGATGTGAGTCATCGTATTCTCCATCCCTCTAAAATTATATAGTAagagaatttattattatagaattatgGTCTTTAATATATCATCCATGTTTAGTATTCGGTGATATGTTTTTATTACCTCCCGTGTTACTAAGTCGCACATAATAAATCCCAAGAAATTACTCAGCTACAATAATTAGTGCACCAGCCTATATAAAATTCAagagattaaatatttttatatacatatatatatatattcaaaggattaaataaaaaatccatcATTAGATTCGGACCAAAGATGCAAACGCTGACtttgcttctattttttattatataaattttcgaTGAAATTCTTAATTAGTCCTTGAATTATATAAACgatctattttaatatatattttaatattttttatatttaattttgataaattattaattttatgattggCGGGGGATCAAATTGCAAAAAAGAGCACAATTTCGCGCCTATAAATACTCagccattattcatcttcatcatctcaaCACCATTCGATACTTTTCTTCGAAAGCTCGAACAGAGCTCTAATGGCGGCCGAGACGTGCTCCGCCGTAGCCCTAGCGCCGCTCCTCGGCGGCAACTCCACGGCGGCGGCGCAGTACCTATGCAACCAATTCGAGGCCGTCTCTCTACAACTCACCGATGCTAAATCGGCGATCGATTCCACCTACCTTCTCTTCTCCGCCTACCTCGTGTTCGCGATGCAGCTCGGCTTCGCCATGCTCTGTGCCGGCTCCGTCCGCGCGAAGAACACCATGAACATCATGCTCACCAACGTCCTCGATGCCGCGGCCGGTGGTTTGTTCTACTATCTCTTCGGTTTCGCGTTCGCGTTCGGAGCCCCATCGAATCCCTTCATCGGACGCCATTTCTTTGGGCTCAAGGAGATCCCGAAGATCGGCTTCGATTACTCCTATTTTCTCTATCAATGGGCGTTTGCCATCGCCGCCGCCGGAATCACGTCGGGATCCATTGCCGAGAGGACTCAATTCGTCGCTTACCTCATTTACTCCTCATTCCTCACCGGATTCGTCTACCCGATCGTCTCCCACTGGATCTGGTCCACTGATGGCTGGGCATCCGCTTCGAGATCCGCCCCTCACGGTCTCCTATTCGGCTCCGGCGTCATCGATTTCGCGGGATCCGGCGTCGTTCACTTGGTCGGCGGCATTGCTGGTCTCTGGGGAGCCCTAATCGAAGGTCCACGAATCGGGCGATTCGATCACGCCGGCCGAGCCATCACTCTCCGCGGCCACAGCGCAACCCTCGTCGTCCTCGGCACATTCCTCCTCTGGTTCGGCTGGTACGGCTTCAATCCCGGCTCATTCATCACAATCCTCAACTCCTACGGCCCGATCGGATCAATCAACGGCCAATGGTCCGCCGTCGGCCGCACGGCCGTCACCACAACCCTCGCCGGCTGCTCCGCTGCCCTAACTACTCTGTTCGGCAAGCGCCTTCAAACAGGGCACTGGAACGTCACCGACGTCTGCAACGGCCTTCTCGGCGGCTTCGCCGCCATCACCTCCGGTTGCTCCGTCGTTGATCCTTGGGCCGCCGTCATCTGCGGCTTCGTCGCCGCTTGGGTCCTCATCGGCTTCAACAAACTCGCCGAGATCTTCAAATACGACGATCCCTTTAGAAGCCGCACAACTCCACGGTGGTTGCGGCGCTTGGGGCATCATCTTCACCGCCCTCTTCGCCAGAGAAAAGTACGTCAACGAAGTCTATCCGGGAAGAGAAGGGAGACCATACGGTCTCTTCATGGGCGGCGGTGGCCGGTTACTCGCCGCGCATGTTCTACAAATCGTGGTGATCATCGGTTGGGTGAGCTGCACCATGGGGCCATTGTTCTACGGCTTGAACAAGATGAAGTTATTGAGGATTTCAACAGAGGACGAGATGGCCGGCATGGATCTCACTCGCCATGGCGGCTTTGCTTATGCTTACCATGATGAGGACTCTAGCGGCCATGGCGGCGGGCCAGGGCTGATGTTGAAGAACGTGAGAGTGGAGCCTGGTCCTACTCCCACTACTCCAAGTTCCGGTCAAACTTAGccgccaccgccgccgccgccatTGACGGGTATGTGtgcttctcttctccttctccttcttcttcttcttcttctcttctccttctttgcgGTGataataacacaaaaataaagttgggtttttttttcttgggattttttttttcggtgataaaaacacaaaaataaagttgggtttttttttcttgggattttattaagttttttgGGTGATGATGAAGGTATGATTGTAGTCAGAGGTGGATTAGGTTGGTTTTTTCAATGTCtggttgttattattattgttataattatataaatttctatttttcctGGCTTCTTGGGAATACTTTGTTGACCTGGGTTAGAGTTTTCACACTTGCCGAGGGATTATAATCTCAATAAAACACTGTTTTTGAAacgatatttatgtattttcataaagtgaatgattttattattagttaattaatcgataaaatttattaatatttttttataatatgtacAACTCACAATTAATCTCCGACATTGAAACCCATCTATTATAACAATTatcttattgataaattttttttttattttgataaagtgGACAAGTCAGGGCATGCATAGTTACGGAATTACTCCCTCAACACACTTATGCCTTCACATTATGTGAGTTAAAATTTGAACATATCTTCTTATGGGATATGAGCACTCTAGAAGtcgtttttttattatttgatgggtatataactaaatgtttaatattttatacttATAGTTTATGGAAAACTATTGTATTTATAAAATGTCAAAAACAGTGAACTGACTCACTAGTAACTATCCGTGCTTATGATTGAGAGGTCTTGATTTCGAGTCTATCATATTATAATTCACTTGTTCTATGTGAAAAATACCTCTCGATCTTCCTTCCAGAGTTACATGGTGGAGTTATTTGCAAGAGATCAGTCAAGCCACCGTAACTAGTGCATctctctttttcaaaaaaaatagaaagtgtTTGGTCTTATATTCACTTCTAAAGATAAGTATATTAATTATAGTCTCTcattcattttatatttaaaaaaaaaaaacaatgttttctaattattttaatctTGTAATTTTGAGTGGTGAATGATGAGACAAAGTCCTGATCATGTTATCTCAAAACAGTGAAAGATTTGAGCTTTAGGATTCAGTGGTGAATAGTGGTTTCCAGAGGATGCTTGTTGCTtgtgggtttgggagaagaagatggaaaAGAGCATGAGCCACAAATGCATGCAATCCAATTGGATTTGGTATTAGATGCCAAAATGGTACTCTGTCATTAGAATAAGACAACTGCTTTAACTTTTTCTAGTGGCTGAACAAACTACAAAGACTTTTATGAACTCTTTTTTCCATGACCTTTGAAAGTGATGTGTGCCTTTTGAAAAgtttcatccatttttttttttagtattttatatgcTTCTTTTTTGCACTGTACCCCTTTACAAATCTAAAATCACACATTTGCATGTGGAGTTTATCTTTCTAGATTcttgtatctatatatatatatatttaaagtttaaatatgtaaatatatgagttatatatttaattaattaattaattttttcactttttattcCTAACCCATTGGGAGCCCTTTGGAGATTCTTTTATtcactttttattaatttttttattagtttttttcatattttaaatgagtcattttataaaataatatttttatttactagtacacttatatatatgaatattagcTTATTATTATTGCTAGGGTGTATATTTACATAAGAATCTtgatttctaatatatatatatatatggtaaaacGTAAAATGTAGATGTGTATAGAACGGccgtaaataaaaaaaataagtaaaaaaaagataaatataaaatataaataggtGCAGAATAGCGCTAGAATTATTGTACCAAATtggttaatttatatttttcagaaaaaaagtGTATATAAATTGTGATTGTTTTAGATATTGACTTTTTCACTGcacaattatttataaaattatttatctcaCTTTCACATTTTTTGTTGAAGTTAttatttagggaaaattactgtttacccctcgataatttcaaaaacttCAAAACACACTGTGAGTTTTGCATCACTCGAACAACACTTCGCTTTATTGTTTTCACTTCCTTTTACCCACTgcgttatgaaattccatcattctCTTAAACGCTTTTTGCgtatatttttcattctttttcgattcctttttgcatgtctcatttcttaaagcagagtttcgtttttttaaagcagagaGTTCGTTTCTTAAGCAGAGATTCGTTTCTTAAAGCAAAAACTCGTTTCTTAAAGCGAAACCTCGTTTCTTAAACAAAAAGCTCGTTTCTTAAAGCgagctcatttcttaaagcagaaagctcgtttttttaaacataaaactcgtttttaaaacaaaaacattaatatttaaagcagaaaaaaataaatatttacgtgataaattaatcccggATATAAAAAGCcaaattaatcttggccacacatacgtatttaaatagaaaacaacGATATTTAGCGGTTTTTTTAAAGCGTAAGCGCGATATATTAAGCGAAGCGTCGATGGTTAAGCGAAAGACAAACAAGCGTATAAGCGAGAACTCGTTTTCTTaagcagagagcttatttttaagCAGAGCCTCGTTGAGTAAGGACGTTGAGTATCTCAGTCGTCGTCGATCTCGCTGCGAGCGGCTGAGTCTTGAGCTCCGGATCGGCGGCGATCTCGAAGGTAgctgctcgtgtggggtcttaaaggagaaatctttatcggcgttggcgatccggttggcggcgttcctcggcggtcggagtggtgaggtcttggTGGCGGCGTCGGATAAGGCGAGTTTGAACgagcggaaccattctcgatttgcggagaccgcaacatggatatgcaatagggttagggttaggggatcgttcggggtttggatccatggtgcctaagtcggtggcggggagcggagggaggaagcggtggAGTgaggggttcgatctcgcccagtcttcgtcttcgtcttcagtCGTCTTCCCACGTCAGTCGACCTCATCTTTTTTCATCTTCTTacgtcgtcgacctcggggaagaccagcatgctcctcgtcgtcggcgAAGGCGTCGAAAGGTTGcgctcgtacatatttaaatagaaacagcgatatttaagcactttttaagcGTAAGCATGATATATTAAGCAgaaacattgatagttaaacgaAAGACAAACAAAGCGTATAAGCAGGAGAACTCGTTTCttaagcagagaactcatttcttaagcagagagcttattttttaaaacaaagacCTCGTTGGTAGGGACGTTGAGTATCTCGTACGTGCGTTGATCTCAGCGCGAGCGTGCAGTCTTGAGCTCGAGATCACGgcggcgatctcgaaggtggccttTCTCGTGtgggggtcttaaaggagaaaatctttatcggcgttggcgatccgggtTGGCggcgttcctcggcggtcggagtggtgaggtcttcggtggtgACGTCGGATAAGGCGAGTGAACTTGAGCGGAACAATTCTCattgcggagaccgcaacatggatatgcaatagggttaggggttagggatcgttcggggtttggatccatggtgcctaagtcggtggcgaGGGAGCGGAGGGAGGAGGCGGCGCGGAGTgaggggttcgatctcgccgtcttcgtcttccctgtcgtcgacctcatctctttcatcttcttagCGTAaatcgacctcggggaagaccgcatgtaATACTGCGAACCTTTGGATAcagttggaaaatatattcgggGTATTACTTATAGTTCCGATAAGATTTTTCtacgagtaatcttgttgagaaaccccagtggaaagaataaggacctaagtgt is a window from the Dioscorea cayenensis subsp. rotundata cultivar TDr96_F1 chromosome 2, TDr96_F1_v2_PseudoChromosome.rev07_lg8_w22 25.fasta, whole genome shotgun sequence genome containing:
- the LOC120278176 gene encoding LOW QUALITY PROTEIN: ammonium transporter 1 member 1-like (The sequence of the model RefSeq protein was modified relative to this genomic sequence to represent the inferred CDS: deleted 1 base in 1 codon), producing the protein MAAETCSAVALAPLLGGNSTAAAQYLCNQFEAVSLQLTDAKSAIDSTYLLFSAYLVFAMQLGFAMLCAGSVRAKNTMNIMLTNVLDAAAGGLFYYLFGFAFAFGAPSNPFIGRHFFGLKEIPKIGFDYSYFLYQWAFAIAAAGITSGSIAERTQFVAYLIYSSFLTGFVYPIVSHWIWSTDGWASASRSAPHGLLFGSGVIDFAGSGVVHLVGGIAGLWGALIEGPRIGRFDHAGRAITLRGHSATLVVLGTFLLWFGWYGFNPGSFITILNSYGPIGSINGQWSAVGRTAVTTTLAGCSAALTTLFGKRLQTGHWNVTDVCNGLLGGFAAITSGCSVVDPWAAVICGFVAAWVLIGFNKLAEIFKYDDPLEAAQLHGGCGAWGIIFTALFAREKYVNEVYPGREGRPYGLFMGGGGRLLAAHVLQIVVIIGWVSCTMGPLFYGLNKMKLLRISTEDEMAGMDLTRHGGFAYAYHDEDSSGHGGGPGLMLKNVRVEPGPTPTTPSSGQT